One genomic window of Daphnia pulex isolate KAP4 chromosome 10, ASM2113471v1 includes the following:
- the LOC124206185 gene encoding tudor domain-containing 6-like isoform X2, producing MVNISLYVTHVDDTPRRRKEPFICFWGVPQNRFRILIELFIETIQHSLETRPPPLYLKELDSNQICCVFINNQWQRARIPDVKLSENGTLDVFCIDTGKLHAIPPNVVRILNFPGIEEENLRTWVPLASKFLLADIIAPRESISSSHQWSESAMMFFKMHVEKQIWKAILIENFKEGQSVRLFGSNNQLLATIMIERKMGVAAQTYIEYMQSYSSVVVKTKDPHHTHVIASPNVNTTGDNVKKLPSSNTTTHDSCNQLGNINITIPTCIFEIPAAKLANTQHLYITHTEKPGYFFGQCQKMFHDLYQMTKELDKLYSSVPYPPLLYADVKSHLLEYGVLKWDEFNVYRVRITKEFVNHAEVMFIDFGSTVMISRSKILAPLQSSTLFRQPPFGIHCQLENNVTMSIPEWRDLIVGKFLKVKVGKCVDGIYSVKFTNDPCNDKIAKILSPAVLSESKDLKSEPNMGKECYLQTSVPSSGRLRTIDRSMRNQENSISVTVFWGSRSDVGRLEEVDLPKISKTRTYSCHPMSYPVQPVPLNQPVKVVYVNNPSSFYVLQLESWTALGDLEKNLNAVYSDESKPSIVEPKPGSACVVQYEEDNGWYRGQIVKYCAHQGATVLFVDCGNTQLAPVEKIKSIDEEFVKLPPLAYHCKLDEEDASRDWTVEEKDKFQSRTMGKIFLATFTILDSEGKYLVRLVEETKKEKIVVKDNLGAPSFPNILPPSAGYSSRSVSDKPISVVVSYFVHPFRFFLSSPVICAYQNELEELEKFYSSLSPNDLHEDQPSLGLPCVARFAEDGRYYRSQILSIVDDIADILFVDYGNQQKTPLSELKRITPCFMEFPQMTWQCKLKGVKKASPICPDFQKHIDTCFATNEELSALFHPASPGENNRVFEVDLTVPKIGDASQYLIEKNVVERVSLEADVELAAQDVNFSPQQIISTNAITLCFKSPSEFWVQFDPISVNDFMARLDKLALDPQFLNKKDFIPSVGKPCLAFYEVDKRWYRAKVEAVKEDCVTICYVDYGESCDVKTFEVRGLPKEFAQQPALAFKCCQDGSENFSESASKLFEEIVVDLESFSVKFLKLVDGVLCVRLSHGESDLGELCSPVETEPLPEEPVISGAVVQAESLVQDVAVTNNLAVNDVFGTLLLFTEYTSLPVSETPMEVCVSWFYNPGQFFLSPVNLSKYQNCLEELEKFYSSLSPEELMEEQPILGLPCVARFTEDDRYYRSEILSIRGEIAELLFVDFGNKQNTPLSQVKRMVPRFLGFPKLAWNCKLEGVKKMTTFSINPEAKKYLAACFLTGETVTASFHSTGSDGNKEFFEVDLAVPEIGDVSQYLIRNNILERISHPKLPAQNLEFVSNQIISTHAVASYIKSPTEFWVQLDPVSLELIADLIDKLVIDPVFTNENNFTVFKGKPCLAFFPDDQRWYRATVEAVNGDTAQVFYFDYGNNCAVKMSDLRQLPIELSKQAALAFKCSLDGSKGFSKDAIAAFETLMFGLPAFTIECLDVIDGVLRVRLYSSSGINLIKQLSSGKLSLPPIPEEESVESIPEVVFTELEGKISYYSSNIFWFHLERNKVEMKEMEDQLNQLCKRDANFFSDKHKPKNNLIYGIKHPKFATWRRGLLYKIFTNTASVYFLDYGDSQVVSFAEIFALPDQFQCIPPFAIRCRVKTSWKPVELTPVVLEKLNGVCFYPQTPCKLVCGRRENDKVSFIDSFFVGEHEILELLCTGLTKKECGQSVTLVQCINLMGEKGWKGGDWCSGLRSSSVIQFVDLLGR from the exons ATGGTGAACATTTCACTATACGTTACTCACGTCGACGATACACCTCGACGTCGAAAGGAACCGTTCATCTGTTTTTGGGGCGTCCCTCAAAATCGCTTCCGCATACtgattgaattattcattGAAACTATACAACATAGTTTGGAGACCAGGCCTCCACCATTGTATCTAAAGGAACTAGATAGCAATCAGATTTGCTGTGTATTCATCAATAATCAGTGGCAGCGTGCTAGAATTCCTGATGTGAAATTAAGTGAAAATGGAACACTAGATGTTTTCTGTATTGATACAGGAAAGCTTCATGCAATTCCTCCAAATGTTGttcgaattttgaattttcctggAATTGAAGAAGAGAACCTTCGAACATGGGTTCCACTTGCTAGTAAATTTCTCCTTGCTGATATCATTGCCCCACGTGAATCTATAAGTTCAAGTCATCAGTGGAGTGAGTCTGCCATGATGTTCTTTAAGATGcatgttgaaaaacaaatctggaaaGCAATATTGATTGAGAACTTTAAGGAAGGTCAGAGTGTGAGATTGTTTGGTTCAAATAATCAACTTTTGGCCACCATCATGATTGAACGAAAAATGGGTGTAGCTGCACAAACTTACATAGAATATATGCAAAGTTATAGTTCAGTTGTGGTTAAAACGAAGGATCCACACCACACCCATGTGATAGCCTCACCCAATGTTAACACTACTGGAGACAATGTGAAAAAACTACCGAGTTCCAACACCACCACTCATGACAGCTGTAATCAATTGGGGAACATCAACATAACCATCCCAACATGTATATTTGAG ATTCCTGCTGCTAAATTGGCTAATACGCAGCATCTCTATATCACTCATACTGAAAAACCCGGCTATTTTTTTGGTCAATGTCAGAAGATGTTTCACGATCTTTACCAAATGACGAAGGAGCTTGATAAATTATACTCTTCAGTGCCCTATCCTCCTCTTCTTTATGCGGATGTAAAAAGCCACTTGTTGGAATATGGTGTGCTGAAATGGGATGAATTTAATGTTTATCGTGTCCGAATAACCAAGGAATTTGTTAACCATGCCGAAGTTATGTTCATTGACTTCGGGAGTACCGTCATGATATCGCGTAGCAAAATTCTGGCCCCACTTCAAAGTTCAACTCTTTTTCGTCAACCTCCTTTTGGTATTCATTGCCAACTAGAGAACAATGTGACCATGTCCATTCCAGAATGGAGAGACCTTATCGTGGGCAAATtcttaaaagtaaaagttggaaaatgtgTGGATGGTATCTATTCCGTGAAATTCACAAATGATCCATGCAATGACAAAATTGCAAAGATTCTTTCCCCAGCTGTTTTGTCGGAATCGAAAGATTTGAAAAGTG AACCAAATATGGGAAAAGAATGTTACCTACAGACTTCAGTTCCTTCATCCGGTCGACTCCGGACGATTGATAGATCTATgagaaatcaagaaaacagCATCTCCGTAACCGTTTTCTGGGGATCCCGCAGTGATGTCGGAAGATTAGAGGAAGTGGATCTGCCCAAGATATCCAAAACACGGACGTATTCATGCCACCCGATGAGTTATCCAGTACAACCGGTTCCACTAAACCAACCAGTTAAAGTTGTTTATGTCAACAATCCGTCAAGTTTCTACGTTCTGCAATTGGAATCCTGGACCGCCCTAGgagatttagaaaaaaacctaAACGCAGTATATTCCG ATGAATCCAAACCTTCAATTGTAGAACCGAAACCTGGCTCTGCATGCGTGGTTCAATATGAAGAAGATAACGGATGGTATCGCGGACAAATTGTGAAATACTGTGCTCATCAAGGAGCCACTGTTCTTTTCGTCGACTGTGGAAACACGCAACTTGCTCCTGtcgagaaaatcaaaagcatCGACGAGGAATTCGTAAAACTACCTCCACTTGCGTATCACTGCAAGCTGGATGAAGAAGACGCGTCTCGCGATTGGACAGTGGAGGAGAAAGACAAATTTCAAAGTCGCACCATGGGAAAAATATTCTTAGCGACTTTCACTATTCTGGATTCAGAAGGAAAATATCTTGTGCGATTGGTGGaagaaacgaagaaagaaaaaattgtggtTAAAGATAACTTGGGAGCACCAAGTTTTCCGAACATCCTACCACCCAGTGCTGGGTATTCCAGTAGAAGCGTTTCTGATAAACCGATCAGCGTCGTCGTTAGTTATTTTGTTCATCCATTCCGATTCTTTCTTTCAAGTCCAGTTATCTGCGCATatcag aacgAACTGGAGGAACTTGAAAAGTTCTATTCATCGCTTTCCCCCAATGATTTGCACGAGGATCAGCCCAGTTTAGGATTACCTTGCGTTGCTCGTTTCGCCGAAGACGGTCGTTACTATCGTTCGCAAATCCTCAGTATTGTTGATGATATTGCTGACattctttttgttgattatGGAAATCAACAGAAGACTCCTCTGTCTGAATTAAAACGAATAACCCCATGCTTCATGGAATTTCCGCAAATG acCTGGCAGTGTAAATTAAAAGGGGTAAAGAAGGCCAGCCCGATCTGCCCCGATTTTCAGAAACACATCGACACATGCTTTGCAACTAATGAGGAGCTTTCTGCTTTGTTTCATCCTGCAAGTCCAG GCGAGAACAATAGAGTCTTTGAAGTGGATTTGACTGTTCCCAAAATTGGCGATGCGTCCCAGTATTTGAtcgaaaaaaatgtcgttgaaCGTGTTTCGCTGGAAGCAGATGTGGAATTGGCTGCCCAGGATGTGAACTTTTCTCCACAGCAAATCATTTCTACCAATGCTATCACATTGTGTTTCAAATCACCATCCGAATTTTGGGTTCAATTTGATCCGATTTCCGTGAATGATTTCATGGCACGCTTAGACAAACTGGCTCTCGATCCTCAGTTTCTCAACAAAAAGGACTTCATTCCCTCCGTTGGCAAACCTTGTTTGGCTTTCTACGAGGTCGATAAACGTTGGTATCGCGCGAAAGTCGAAGCCGTCAAAGAAGACTGTGTCACGATCTGCTATGTTGACTACGGAGAGAGTTGCGATGTGAAGACCTTCGAAGTGCGTGGATTACCCAAAGAATTTGCGCAACAACCGGCCCTGGCTTTTAAATGTTGCCAGGATGGCTCCGAAAATTTTTCAGAATCCGCTTCGAAGTTATTTGAAGAAATCGTCGTGGATTTGGAAAGCTTTTCTGTCAAGTTCTTGAAGTTGGTCGATGGAGTTCTTTGCGTTCGACTCTCTCATGGTGAAAGTGATCTTGGTGAACTCTGCAGCCCAGTTGAAACTGAACCTTTACCCGAAGAGCCAGTTATATCTGGCGCCGTGGTTCAAGCTGAATCGTTAGTTCAAGATGTTGCTGTCACAAACAACCTAGCCGTCAATGATGTTTTTGGAACTCTTCTACTGTTTACTGAATATACCAGTCTTCCTGTTTCGGAAACACCGATGGAAGTCTGTGTCTCTTGGTTTTATAATCCTGGCCAATTTTTCTTAAGCCCCGTAAACCTATCGAAATATCAG AACTGTTTGGAGGAGCTTGAAAAATTCTATTCGTCACTTTCTCCCGAAGAGTTGATGGAGGAGCAACCCATACTAGGGTTACCTTGCGTTGCCCGCTTTACAGAAGATGATCGCTACTATCGCTCTGAAATTCTGTCGATTCGTGGCGAAATCGCTGAGCTTCTTTTTGTGGATTTcggaaataaacaaaacactcCTCTGTCGCAGGTGAAGCGCATGGTCCCACGCTTCTTGGGGTTTCCCAAATTG GCATGGAACTGCAAACTGGAAGGAGTAAAAAAGATGACTACCTTCTCCATCAATCCCGAAGCAAAAAAATATCTTGCCGCTTGCTTCTTAACCGGGGAAACCGTTACTGCTTCATTTCACTCTACAGGTTCAG ATGGAAACAAAGAGTTTTTTGAAGTGGATTTGGCTGTTCCCGAGATAGGCGATGTCTCCCAATATTTAATTCGAAACAATATCCTAGAACGTATTTCACATCCGAAATTGCCTGCCCAGAATCTAGAATTCGTTTCGAATCAAATAATTTCTACCCATGCTGTCGCCTCTTACATCAAATCTCCCACTGAATTTTGGGTTCAGTTAGATCCAGTATCATTGGAACTCATCGCGGATCTTATTGATAAATTGGTCATTGATCCCGTGTTCACcaacgaaaataatttcaccGTCTTCAAAGGCAAACCTTGTTTGGCATTCTTCCCTGATGACCAACGCTGGTATCGCGCTACAGTTGAGGCTGTAAATGGAGACACTGCCCAAGTCTTCTATTTCGATTATGGCAACAATTGCGCCGTGAAAATGTCCGATTTGCGTCAATTACCTATTGAATTGAGCAAACAGGCAGCTCTGGCTTTCAAGTGTTCCTTGGATGGAAGTAAAGGTTTTTCTAAGGATGCCATCGCCGCTTTTGAGACTCTCATGTTTGGACTGCCTGCGTTTACCATTGAGTGCTTGGATGTCATCGACGGAGTTCTTCGCGTTCGTCTCTACTCTTCTAGTGGGATAAACCTTATCAAGCAACTCAGCAGCGGAAAATTGTCTCTACCACCAATACCGGAAGAAGAATCAGTTGAATCGATCCCAGAAGTTGTATTCACTGAattggaaggaaaaataagcTACTAttcttccaacattttctggTTCCATCTTGAAAGGAATAAAGTTGAAATGAAGGAAATGGAGGACCAACTAAATCAACTGTGCAAAAGAGacgccaatttcttttccgaCAAACATAAGCCAAAGAATAACCTGATCTACGGAATCAAACACCCCAAATTTGCCACCTGGCGCCGTGGACTgctttacaaaatttttacgAATACTGcctctgtttattttttggattaCGGAGATAGCCAAGTTGTCTCTTTTGCTGAAATCTTCGCATTACCTGATCAGTTTCAATGCATTCCTCCATTTGCGATCCGGTGTCGCGTTAAGACTAGTTGGAAGCCAGTAGAATTAACACCAGTTGTCTTAGAGAAACTGAATGGAGTGTGTTTCTATCCTCAAACTCCGTGTAAGTTGGTGTGTGGGAGACGTGAAAATGATAAAGTATCGTtcatcgactctttttttgtcggtGAACATGAGATTCTTGAGTTGCTTTGCACTGGTCTCACGAAGAAAGAATGTGGACAATCTGTTACATTGGTCCAATGCATCAATTTAATGGGTGAGAAGGGCTGGAAGGGAGGTGATTGGTGTTCAGGACTGAGGAGCTCGTCAGTCATACAGTTTGTGGATTTGTTGGGACGTTAA
- the LOC124206185 gene encoding tudor domain-containing 6-like isoform X1, producing MVNISLYVTHVDDTPRRRKEPFICFWGVPQNRFRILIELFIETIQHSLETRPPPLYLKELDSNQICCVFINNQWQRARIPDVKLSENGTLDVFCIDTGKLHAIPPNVVRILNFPGIEEENLRTWVPLASKFLLADIIAPRESISSSHQWSESAMMFFKMHVEKQIWKAILIENFKEGQSVRLFGSNNQLLATIMIERKMGVAAQTYIEYMQSYSSVVVKTKDPHHTHVIASPNVNTTGDNVKKLPSSNTTTHDSCNQLGNINITIPTCIFEIPAAKLANTQHLYITHTEKPGYFFGQCQKMFHDLYQMTKELDKLYSSVPYPPLLYADVKSHLLEYGVLKWDEFNVYRVRITKEFVNHAEVMFIDFGSTVMISRSKILAPLQSSTLFRQPPFGIHCQLENNVTMSIPEWRDLIVGKFLKVKVGKCVDGIYSVKFTNDPCNDKIAKILSPAVLSESKDLKSVIEPNMGKECYLQTSVPSSGRLRTIDRSMRNQENSISVTVFWGSRSDVGRLEEVDLPKISKTRTYSCHPMSYPVQPVPLNQPVKVVYVNNPSSFYVLQLESWTALGDLEKNLNAVYSDESKPSIVEPKPGSACVVQYEEDNGWYRGQIVKYCAHQGATVLFVDCGNTQLAPVEKIKSIDEEFVKLPPLAYHCKLDEEDASRDWTVEEKDKFQSRTMGKIFLATFTILDSEGKYLVRLVEETKKEKIVVKDNLGAPSFPNILPPSAGYSSRSVSDKPISVVVSYFVHPFRFFLSSPVICAYQNELEELEKFYSSLSPNDLHEDQPSLGLPCVARFAEDGRYYRSQILSIVDDIADILFVDYGNQQKTPLSELKRITPCFMEFPQMTWQCKLKGVKKASPICPDFQKHIDTCFATNEELSALFHPASPGENNRVFEVDLTVPKIGDASQYLIEKNVVERVSLEADVELAAQDVNFSPQQIISTNAITLCFKSPSEFWVQFDPISVNDFMARLDKLALDPQFLNKKDFIPSVGKPCLAFYEVDKRWYRAKVEAVKEDCVTICYVDYGESCDVKTFEVRGLPKEFAQQPALAFKCCQDGSENFSESASKLFEEIVVDLESFSVKFLKLVDGVLCVRLSHGESDLGELCSPVETEPLPEEPVISGAVVQAESLVQDVAVTNNLAVNDVFGTLLLFTEYTSLPVSETPMEVCVSWFYNPGQFFLSPVNLSKYQNCLEELEKFYSSLSPEELMEEQPILGLPCVARFTEDDRYYRSEILSIRGEIAELLFVDFGNKQNTPLSQVKRMVPRFLGFPKLAWNCKLEGVKKMTTFSINPEAKKYLAACFLTGETVTASFHSTGSDGNKEFFEVDLAVPEIGDVSQYLIRNNILERISHPKLPAQNLEFVSNQIISTHAVASYIKSPTEFWVQLDPVSLELIADLIDKLVIDPVFTNENNFTVFKGKPCLAFFPDDQRWYRATVEAVNGDTAQVFYFDYGNNCAVKMSDLRQLPIELSKQAALAFKCSLDGSKGFSKDAIAAFETLMFGLPAFTIECLDVIDGVLRVRLYSSSGINLIKQLSSGKLSLPPIPEEESVESIPEVVFTELEGKISYYSSNIFWFHLERNKVEMKEMEDQLNQLCKRDANFFSDKHKPKNNLIYGIKHPKFATWRRGLLYKIFTNTASVYFLDYGDSQVVSFAEIFALPDQFQCIPPFAIRCRVKTSWKPVELTPVVLEKLNGVCFYPQTPCKLVCGRRENDKVSFIDSFFVGEHEILELLCTGLTKKECGQSVTLVQCINLMGEKGWKGGDWCSGLRSSSVIQFVDLLGR from the exons ATGGTGAACATTTCACTATACGTTACTCACGTCGACGATACACCTCGACGTCGAAAGGAACCGTTCATCTGTTTTTGGGGCGTCCCTCAAAATCGCTTCCGCATACtgattgaattattcattGAAACTATACAACATAGTTTGGAGACCAGGCCTCCACCATTGTATCTAAAGGAACTAGATAGCAATCAGATTTGCTGTGTATTCATCAATAATCAGTGGCAGCGTGCTAGAATTCCTGATGTGAAATTAAGTGAAAATGGAACACTAGATGTTTTCTGTATTGATACAGGAAAGCTTCATGCAATTCCTCCAAATGTTGttcgaattttgaattttcctggAATTGAAGAAGAGAACCTTCGAACATGGGTTCCACTTGCTAGTAAATTTCTCCTTGCTGATATCATTGCCCCACGTGAATCTATAAGTTCAAGTCATCAGTGGAGTGAGTCTGCCATGATGTTCTTTAAGATGcatgttgaaaaacaaatctggaaaGCAATATTGATTGAGAACTTTAAGGAAGGTCAGAGTGTGAGATTGTTTGGTTCAAATAATCAACTTTTGGCCACCATCATGATTGAACGAAAAATGGGTGTAGCTGCACAAACTTACATAGAATATATGCAAAGTTATAGTTCAGTTGTGGTTAAAACGAAGGATCCACACCACACCCATGTGATAGCCTCACCCAATGTTAACACTACTGGAGACAATGTGAAAAAACTACCGAGTTCCAACACCACCACTCATGACAGCTGTAATCAATTGGGGAACATCAACATAACCATCCCAACATGTATATTTGAG ATTCCTGCTGCTAAATTGGCTAATACGCAGCATCTCTATATCACTCATACTGAAAAACCCGGCTATTTTTTTGGTCAATGTCAGAAGATGTTTCACGATCTTTACCAAATGACGAAGGAGCTTGATAAATTATACTCTTCAGTGCCCTATCCTCCTCTTCTTTATGCGGATGTAAAAAGCCACTTGTTGGAATATGGTGTGCTGAAATGGGATGAATTTAATGTTTATCGTGTCCGAATAACCAAGGAATTTGTTAACCATGCCGAAGTTATGTTCATTGACTTCGGGAGTACCGTCATGATATCGCGTAGCAAAATTCTGGCCCCACTTCAAAGTTCAACTCTTTTTCGTCAACCTCCTTTTGGTATTCATTGCCAACTAGAGAACAATGTGACCATGTCCATTCCAGAATGGAGAGACCTTATCGTGGGCAAATtcttaaaagtaaaagttggaaaatgtgTGGATGGTATCTATTCCGTGAAATTCACAAATGATCCATGCAATGACAAAATTGCAAAGATTCTTTCCCCAGCTGTTTTGTCGGAATCGAAAGATTTGAAAAGTG ttATAGAACCAAATATGGGAAAAGAATGTTACCTACAGACTTCAGTTCCTTCATCCGGTCGACTCCGGACGATTGATAGATCTATgagaaatcaagaaaacagCATCTCCGTAACCGTTTTCTGGGGATCCCGCAGTGATGTCGGAAGATTAGAGGAAGTGGATCTGCCCAAGATATCCAAAACACGGACGTATTCATGCCACCCGATGAGTTATCCAGTACAACCGGTTCCACTAAACCAACCAGTTAAAGTTGTTTATGTCAACAATCCGTCAAGTTTCTACGTTCTGCAATTGGAATCCTGGACCGCCCTAGgagatttagaaaaaaacctaAACGCAGTATATTCCG ATGAATCCAAACCTTCAATTGTAGAACCGAAACCTGGCTCTGCATGCGTGGTTCAATATGAAGAAGATAACGGATGGTATCGCGGACAAATTGTGAAATACTGTGCTCATCAAGGAGCCACTGTTCTTTTCGTCGACTGTGGAAACACGCAACTTGCTCCTGtcgagaaaatcaaaagcatCGACGAGGAATTCGTAAAACTACCTCCACTTGCGTATCACTGCAAGCTGGATGAAGAAGACGCGTCTCGCGATTGGACAGTGGAGGAGAAAGACAAATTTCAAAGTCGCACCATGGGAAAAATATTCTTAGCGACTTTCACTATTCTGGATTCAGAAGGAAAATATCTTGTGCGATTGGTGGaagaaacgaagaaagaaaaaattgtggtTAAAGATAACTTGGGAGCACCAAGTTTTCCGAACATCCTACCACCCAGTGCTGGGTATTCCAGTAGAAGCGTTTCTGATAAACCGATCAGCGTCGTCGTTAGTTATTTTGTTCATCCATTCCGATTCTTTCTTTCAAGTCCAGTTATCTGCGCATatcag aacgAACTGGAGGAACTTGAAAAGTTCTATTCATCGCTTTCCCCCAATGATTTGCACGAGGATCAGCCCAGTTTAGGATTACCTTGCGTTGCTCGTTTCGCCGAAGACGGTCGTTACTATCGTTCGCAAATCCTCAGTATTGTTGATGATATTGCTGACattctttttgttgattatGGAAATCAACAGAAGACTCCTCTGTCTGAATTAAAACGAATAACCCCATGCTTCATGGAATTTCCGCAAATG acCTGGCAGTGTAAATTAAAAGGGGTAAAGAAGGCCAGCCCGATCTGCCCCGATTTTCAGAAACACATCGACACATGCTTTGCAACTAATGAGGAGCTTTCTGCTTTGTTTCATCCTGCAAGTCCAG GCGAGAACAATAGAGTCTTTGAAGTGGATTTGACTGTTCCCAAAATTGGCGATGCGTCCCAGTATTTGAtcgaaaaaaatgtcgttgaaCGTGTTTCGCTGGAAGCAGATGTGGAATTGGCTGCCCAGGATGTGAACTTTTCTCCACAGCAAATCATTTCTACCAATGCTATCACATTGTGTTTCAAATCACCATCCGAATTTTGGGTTCAATTTGATCCGATTTCCGTGAATGATTTCATGGCACGCTTAGACAAACTGGCTCTCGATCCTCAGTTTCTCAACAAAAAGGACTTCATTCCCTCCGTTGGCAAACCTTGTTTGGCTTTCTACGAGGTCGATAAACGTTGGTATCGCGCGAAAGTCGAAGCCGTCAAAGAAGACTGTGTCACGATCTGCTATGTTGACTACGGAGAGAGTTGCGATGTGAAGACCTTCGAAGTGCGTGGATTACCCAAAGAATTTGCGCAACAACCGGCCCTGGCTTTTAAATGTTGCCAGGATGGCTCCGAAAATTTTTCAGAATCCGCTTCGAAGTTATTTGAAGAAATCGTCGTGGATTTGGAAAGCTTTTCTGTCAAGTTCTTGAAGTTGGTCGATGGAGTTCTTTGCGTTCGACTCTCTCATGGTGAAAGTGATCTTGGTGAACTCTGCAGCCCAGTTGAAACTGAACCTTTACCCGAAGAGCCAGTTATATCTGGCGCCGTGGTTCAAGCTGAATCGTTAGTTCAAGATGTTGCTGTCACAAACAACCTAGCCGTCAATGATGTTTTTGGAACTCTTCTACTGTTTACTGAATATACCAGTCTTCCTGTTTCGGAAACACCGATGGAAGTCTGTGTCTCTTGGTTTTATAATCCTGGCCAATTTTTCTTAAGCCCCGTAAACCTATCGAAATATCAG AACTGTTTGGAGGAGCTTGAAAAATTCTATTCGTCACTTTCTCCCGAAGAGTTGATGGAGGAGCAACCCATACTAGGGTTACCTTGCGTTGCCCGCTTTACAGAAGATGATCGCTACTATCGCTCTGAAATTCTGTCGATTCGTGGCGAAATCGCTGAGCTTCTTTTTGTGGATTTcggaaataaacaaaacactcCTCTGTCGCAGGTGAAGCGCATGGTCCCACGCTTCTTGGGGTTTCCCAAATTG GCATGGAACTGCAAACTGGAAGGAGTAAAAAAGATGACTACCTTCTCCATCAATCCCGAAGCAAAAAAATATCTTGCCGCTTGCTTCTTAACCGGGGAAACCGTTACTGCTTCATTTCACTCTACAGGTTCAG ATGGAAACAAAGAGTTTTTTGAAGTGGATTTGGCTGTTCCCGAGATAGGCGATGTCTCCCAATATTTAATTCGAAACAATATCCTAGAACGTATTTCACATCCGAAATTGCCTGCCCAGAATCTAGAATTCGTTTCGAATCAAATAATTTCTACCCATGCTGTCGCCTCTTACATCAAATCTCCCACTGAATTTTGGGTTCAGTTAGATCCAGTATCATTGGAACTCATCGCGGATCTTATTGATAAATTGGTCATTGATCCCGTGTTCACcaacgaaaataatttcaccGTCTTCAAAGGCAAACCTTGTTTGGCATTCTTCCCTGATGACCAACGCTGGTATCGCGCTACAGTTGAGGCTGTAAATGGAGACACTGCCCAAGTCTTCTATTTCGATTATGGCAACAATTGCGCCGTGAAAATGTCCGATTTGCGTCAATTACCTATTGAATTGAGCAAACAGGCAGCTCTGGCTTTCAAGTGTTCCTTGGATGGAAGTAAAGGTTTTTCTAAGGATGCCATCGCCGCTTTTGAGACTCTCATGTTTGGACTGCCTGCGTTTACCATTGAGTGCTTGGATGTCATCGACGGAGTTCTTCGCGTTCGTCTCTACTCTTCTAGTGGGATAAACCTTATCAAGCAACTCAGCAGCGGAAAATTGTCTCTACCACCAATACCGGAAGAAGAATCAGTTGAATCGATCCCAGAAGTTGTATTCACTGAattggaaggaaaaataagcTACTAttcttccaacattttctggTTCCATCTTGAAAGGAATAAAGTTGAAATGAAGGAAATGGAGGACCAACTAAATCAACTGTGCAAAAGAGacgccaatttcttttccgaCAAACATAAGCCAAAGAATAACCTGATCTACGGAATCAAACACCCCAAATTTGCCACCTGGCGCCGTGGACTgctttacaaaatttttacgAATACTGcctctgtttattttttggattaCGGAGATAGCCAAGTTGTCTCTTTTGCTGAAATCTTCGCATTACCTGATCAGTTTCAATGCATTCCTCCATTTGCGATCCGGTGTCGCGTTAAGACTAGTTGGAAGCCAGTAGAATTAACACCAGTTGTCTTAGAGAAACTGAATGGAGTGTGTTTCTATCCTCAAACTCCGTGTAAGTTGGTGTGTGGGAGACGTGAAAATGATAAAGTATCGTtcatcgactctttttttgtcggtGAACATGAGATTCTTGAGTTGCTTTGCACTGGTCTCACGAAGAAAGAATGTGGACAATCTGTTACATTGGTCCAATGCATCAATTTAATGGGTGAGAAGGGCTGGAAGGGAGGTGATTGGTGTTCAGGACTGAGGAGCTCGTCAGTCATACAGTTTGTGGATTTGTTGGGACGTTAA